One window of Bacillus sp. THAF10 genomic DNA carries:
- a CDS encoding glycosyltransferase: MQQFAKRGFTVYYFNKTEKNCEMELLSTNLFLVHDDDKWFKETLPIIKKRKNCKIGIWCTWAKLAKELERYQADWIIYDCVDEFADWMKYEEEMIEVANAVTCTAERIFLRLKKAYPNKKIELLPNAYDESMGLHLPASKSSPFHDRKQIGYIGAWAPWIDDLLVKRLARTFNDDEIVIIGVGFGRKFNLGYLSNVTYLGHLPHHQLGTYLKEMSVCIIPFKITPVTLATNPVKMYEYLATGKPVISTALPECVLAQPYVDIGRNHSDFVTKVKYRLEHPGDSTGRQRFALSNTWKHRINQAISLINSIS; the protein is encoded by the coding sequence ATGCAACAATTTGCGAAAAGAGGATTTACTGTTTATTACTTTAACAAAACGGAAAAAAATTGCGAAATGGAGCTACTCTCAACAAACCTTTTTCTAGTACATGATGATGATAAATGGTTTAAAGAAACATTACCCATAATTAAAAAAAGGAAAAATTGCAAAATAGGCATATGGTGTACTTGGGCTAAGCTTGCAAAAGAATTAGAAAGATATCAAGCAGATTGGATAATTTATGATTGTGTAGATGAATTCGCAGATTGGATGAAATATGAAGAGGAAATGATTGAAGTCGCAAATGCTGTTACCTGTACGGCAGAAAGAATTTTTCTCAGGTTAAAAAAAGCTTATCCCAACAAAAAGATTGAGCTACTTCCTAACGCATATGATGAATCGATGGGACTTCATTTACCAGCATCCAAATCATCGCCATTCCATGACAGAAAACAAATCGGGTACATTGGAGCATGGGCACCATGGATTGATGATCTTCTAGTAAAAAGACTCGCTCGGACTTTTAACGACGATGAAATTGTCATAATAGGTGTAGGATTTGGTAGAAAATTCAATTTAGGGTATTTATCAAATGTTACTTATTTAGGTCACCTTCCCCACCACCAACTTGGTACATATTTGAAGGAAATGTCAGTATGTATCATACCTTTTAAGATTACTCCTGTCACTTTAGCTACTAATCCTGTTAAGATGTATGAATATTTAGCCACAGGTAAACCCGTCATTTCCACTGCTTTACCTGAATGTGTTTTGGCCCAGCCATATGTTGATATAGGGAGAAACCATTCAGATTTTGTCACAAAAGTAAAATATCGGTTAGAACATCCAGGGGATAGTACAGGAAGACAACGTTTTGCTCTTTCCAACACATGGAAGCACCGGATAAATCAAGCTATCTCATTAATAAACAGCATATCTTAA
- a CDS encoding glycosyltransferase family 2 protein — MTNNLKFTIVICTFNHGEYLKKAINSVFAQTMMNWELIVVNDGSVDNTFEILNSLKSFPYVTIIHNSENKGKSVCMNIALDLSKGDWLVELDADDWLSNNCLEKAWEEINKLQDDVVLVYGKYKEWRERTRDGKLFFSKIQGGNFVNYIQYIDNPTPIAPRIYKTIEVKRIKGWNVSDMYEGRMFEDIYVVSSLAIRGKVVFIDDILYNRRLRKFSTSNKQTAEYNIWKKWLLEKINSGSE; from the coding sequence TTGACAAATAATCTAAAATTTACCATTGTTATTTGTACATTTAATCATGGAGAATACCTAAAAAAGGCAATCAACAGTGTGTTTGCTCAAACCATGATGAACTGGGAGCTTATCGTGGTAAATGATGGATCTGTAGATAACACGTTTGAAATCTTAAATTCATTGAAATCGTTCCCCTATGTGACAATTATTCATAATTCAGAAAATAAAGGAAAATCAGTTTGCATGAATATCGCTCTTGATCTGTCAAAAGGAGATTGGTTGGTTGAACTGGATGCAGATGATTGGCTTTCTAACAATTGCTTAGAAAAGGCATGGGAAGAAATTAATAAACTTCAAGATGACGTCGTTTTAGTATATGGAAAGTATAAAGAATGGCGGGAAAGAACGAGGGATGGGAAACTTTTTTTTTCAAAAATACAAGGAGGTAATTTTGTTAACTATATACAATATATCGATAATCCCACACCAATTGCACCAAGAATTTATAAAACTATTGAAGTAAAAAGAATAAAAGGCTGGAATGTATCAGATATGTATGAGGGTAGAATGTTTGAGGATATTTATGTGGTAAGTTCCTTAGCAATCAGAGGAAAAGTCGTATTTATTGATGACATTTTATATAATAGGAGACTGAGGAAATTCAGTACATCTAATAAACAAACAGCAGAATATAATATATGGAAAAAATGGTTATTAGAAAAAATAAATTCGGGTAGCGAATAA
- a CDS encoding glycosyltransferase, translated as MLRWVIKNPAVANHKQLNSGDYHIGRSLTKYLKRRGIEVVTDYYPNYNVRRNADVVFVIRGRFPYKTSKKSINIMWNISHPETVKLSEYKRYDIICVASEKYAAILKKKLKKPVFSLLQCTDTEEFYEGNDGLKRDGVIFVGNTRGIKRQCVPWSVELNVPIKVWGNGWEQWIEKKYIIDTYVPNEDLGQLYSKSKVILNDHWEDMKKYGFINNRTFDALACGLPIISDYHPELEKLFPKGILFYNNKEELADCYKRIQNSYSDVKKTITSLTKKVREEFTFEQRVNELLEILKKYKKK; from the coding sequence ATGTTGAGATGGGTAATAAAGAATCCAGCTGTTGCAAATCATAAACAATTGAACAGTGGAGATTATCATATTGGTAGGTCACTTACAAAATATCTTAAAAGACGTGGTATTGAAGTTGTTACTGATTACTATCCAAATTACAATGTAAGAAGAAATGCAGATGTTGTATTTGTTATTAGAGGGAGATTTCCATATAAAACATCAAAGAAGTCAATCAACATTATGTGGAATATTAGTCATCCAGAAACTGTTAAGCTTAGCGAATACAAAAGATACGATATCATTTGTGTGGCCTCAGAAAAATATGCAGCAATCCTAAAAAAGAAATTAAAGAAGCCGGTTTTTTCGTTGCTTCAATGCACAGACACGGAGGAGTTTTATGAAGGTAATGATGGACTGAAAAGAGATGGTGTTATCTTTGTAGGTAATACAAGAGGAATTAAGAGACAGTGTGTACCATGGTCTGTAGAACTTAATGTTCCGATTAAAGTATGGGGAAACGGGTGGGAACAGTGGATAGAAAAAAAATACATAATTGATACCTATGTTCCAAACGAGGACTTAGGACAATTGTATTCAAAATCAAAAGTAATCTTAAATGACCATTGGGAAGATATGAAAAAATACGGTTTTATTAACAATAGAACTTTTGATGCATTGGCTTGTGGGTTACCAATTATATCAGACTATCATCCTGAACTAGAAAAATTATTCCCAAAAGGTATTTTATTTTATAACAATAAGGAAGAATTAGCTGATTGCTATAAGAGAATACAAAATTCTTATTCAGATGTGAAAAAAACCATTACAAGCTTAACAAAAAAAGTTAGAGAGGAATTTACATTTGAACAACGAGTAAATGAGCTCTTGGAAATTCTAAAAAAATATAAAAAGAAATAA
- the rfbA gene encoding glucose-1-phosphate thymidylyltransferase RfbA, which yields MKGIILAGGKGTRLFPITKIISKHLLPIYNKPMIYYSLSILMLANIKEILLISDEDNIKLYQNLLGDGSHLGLTIEYAEQRAPNGIAEAFIIAEKFINGDNVTLILGDNIFFGHTFPSLLEEASNDNVGGTVFGYHVNNPNQFGVVEINSCGEILSITEKPQNPNSNIAVTGLYIYDNDVVNIAKNLKPSKRGELEITDINKHYLSQKRLKIKVLGRGFAWLDTGTPESLLEASLFVETLEKRQSLKIACIEEIAFNKGFISKQQLKKLANNHIDNEYGSYLKRISQ from the coding sequence TTGAAAGGAATAATTTTAGCTGGTGGAAAAGGAACCAGGTTATTCCCAATTACTAAAATAATTTCTAAGCATTTATTGCCAATATATAATAAACCTATGATTTATTATTCATTATCAATATTGATGCTAGCAAATATAAAAGAGATATTGTTGATTTCCGATGAGGATAACATAAAATTATATCAAAACTTGTTAGGAGATGGTTCTCATTTAGGATTAACTATTGAATATGCAGAACAAAGAGCTCCAAATGGTATTGCAGAAGCGTTTATTATCGCTGAAAAATTTATTAATGGAGATAATGTTACCTTAATTCTTGGAGATAATATTTTTTTCGGGCATACATTTCCGAGCCTGCTAGAGGAAGCATCGAACGATAATGTTGGAGGTACAGTTTTTGGTTACCATGTGAATAATCCGAACCAGTTTGGAGTAGTAGAAATAAATTCTTGTGGCGAAATTCTATCTATTACTGAAAAACCTCAGAACCCCAATTCTAATATTGCGGTAACAGGACTGTATATATATGATAACGATGTCGTGAATATAGCTAAAAACCTAAAACCTTCTAAAAGAGGAGAGCTAGAAATTACTGATATAAACAAACATTATTTAAGTCAAAAAAGGCTGAAAATTAAGGTGCTAGGCAGAGGGTTTGCTTGGTTAGATACAGGTACACCAGAATCTCTTTTGGAGGCTTCGCTTTTTGTAGAAACGCTTGAGAAAAGACAGAGCTTGAAAATAGCTTGTATAGAAGAAATTGCATTTAATAAGGGTTTTATCTCAAAGCAACAGTTGAAAAAGCTTGCGAATAATCATATAGACAACGAGTATGGATCATATCTGAAAAGAATTTCTCAATAA
- the rfbC gene encoding dTDP-4-dehydrorhamnose 3,5-epimerase: MEIIDTIFEEAKLIKVKKHDDSRGYFLESFNEKEFHKSGLHYQFIQDNHSYSMHKGTLRGLHYQLNPWAQTKLIRVIAGEIMDVIVDLRKSSKTYGKWQSFILNSAENIQLLVPKGFAHGFCTLTKDTHVFYKVDNYYSKKHERGIIWNDKSLNISWPFDKIIASEKDNNLSSFLDCENNFF, encoded by the coding sequence TTGGAAATAATTGATACTATTTTTGAGGAAGCAAAGTTAATCAAGGTCAAAAAACATGACGATAGTAGGGGCTATTTCCTTGAATCATTCAATGAAAAAGAATTTCATAAGAGTGGGCTTCATTATCAATTTATTCAAGATAATCATTCCTACTCTATGCATAAAGGTACATTAAGGGGTTTACATTATCAATTAAATCCTTGGGCTCAAACAAAGCTTATTAGAGTTATTGCTGGAGAGATAATGGATGTGATTGTTGACTTGAGAAAGTCCTCTAAAACTTATGGGAAATGGCAAAGTTTTATTCTTAATTCAGCCGAGAACATACAACTACTAGTTCCAAAAGGTTTTGCTCATGGGTTTTGTACATTAACAAAAGATACTCATGTATTTTATAAAGTAGATAATTATTATTCTAAAAAACATGAAAGAGGGATTATCTGGAACGATAAATCCCTCAATATTAGTTGGCCATTTGATAAAATTATAGCTTCTGAGAAGGATAACAATCTTTCGTCATTTCTAGATTGTGAGAATAATTTTTTCTAA
- the rfbB gene encoding dTDP-glucose 4,6-dehydratase: MNILITGGSGFIGSNFVRHMLQKYKQIKIINLDCLTYAGNMKNLENVNDSLNYQFIKGDIRDSDLVEKILKKNVHAVINFAAETHVDRSIGNPKLFLETNIIGTQVLLEASKKFGIEKFIQVSTDEVYGTLGDIGMFSEKTNLSPNSPYSASKAGADFLVRSYNKTYKLPTIITRCSNNYGPFQHPEKFIPLILTRALEDKMIPIYGDGSNVRDWLHVKDHCEAIDVVLNKGAVGEVYNIGANNQISNLDLVKLILRLLKKDEDLISYVEDRKGHDKRYAVNASKIKNELGWYPKIKFFNGLNQTIAWYRENESWWR, encoded by the coding sequence ATGAATATACTAATAACAGGGGGCAGTGGATTTATAGGTAGTAATTTTGTAAGACATATGCTACAAAAATACAAGCAAATTAAAATAATCAATTTAGATTGTCTTACTTATGCAGGAAATATGAAAAACTTAGAAAATGTTAATGATTCCTTAAATTACCAATTTATTAAAGGAGATATAAGAGACAGTGATTTAGTTGAAAAAATTCTAAAGAAGAACGTGCATGCAGTAATAAATTTTGCTGCAGAAACTCATGTTGATCGAAGCATCGGTAACCCAAAATTATTTTTAGAAACCAATATTATCGGTACACAGGTTTTACTCGAAGCTTCAAAAAAATTTGGTATAGAAAAATTCATTCAGGTGTCAACGGATGAAGTTTATGGAACTTTAGGCGATATAGGGATGTTTAGTGAAAAAACTAATCTTTCTCCAAATAGTCCTTATAGTGCAAGTAAGGCAGGCGCAGATTTCCTTGTTCGTTCCTATAATAAGACCTATAAATTACCAACAATAATAACAAGGTGCTCAAATAATTATGGTCCATTTCAGCATCCTGAAAAATTTATTCCTTTAATATTAACAAGGGCTTTAGAGGATAAAATGATTCCTATATATGGTGATGGTAGTAATGTCAGAGATTGGTTGCATGTAAAGGATCATTGTGAAGCAATAGACGTTGTATTAAATAAAGGAGCGGTAGGTGAAGTTTATAATATTGGAGCTAATAACCAGATAAGTAATCTCGATCTTGTAAAATTAATATTGAGGTTATTAAAGAAAGATGAAGATCTTATTTCCTATGTAGAGGATCGAAAGGGACATGATAAACGTTATGCAGTTAATGCCAGCAAAATTAAGAATGAACTTGGTTGGTATCCTAAAATCAAGTTTTTTAATGGATTAAATCAAACGATTGCATGGTATAGAGAAAATGAATCATGGTGGAGGTAA
- the rfbD gene encoding dTDP-4-dehydrorhamnose reductase has translation MKVLVTGAKGQLGFEIVKMLNKKKVQTIGLNRLELDVTNRKKVEELLWKHMPDVVIHSAAYTNVALAEKEPEKAYQVNSLGAKNVAKASESIGASLCYISTDYVFDGMSKSPYTETDLPNPQNIYGMSKYLGEKNVQALCSKYFIVRTSWLYGSNGNNFVRKIIEKAESSNEIEVVNDQFGSPTYTRDLAIFLLELIKTGKFGIYHATNSGSCSWFEFASEIFRELNHPVVIKAVNSDRYISHVYRPKNSVLDNSAIIKNGFNVLPSWREALKDFLTI, from the coding sequence ATGAAAGTGTTGGTGACAGGAGCAAAAGGTCAACTTGGCTTTGAAATAGTGAAAATGCTAAACAAGAAGAAGGTGCAAACTATCGGTTTAAATAGATTAGAATTGGATGTTACAAATAGAAAAAAGGTGGAAGAATTATTATGGAAGCATATGCCAGATGTCGTCATTCATTCAGCAGCATATACAAATGTTGCATTAGCAGAGAAAGAACCGGAAAAAGCCTATCAAGTTAACTCACTAGGTGCAAAAAATGTAGCAAAAGCTTCCGAATCAATTGGAGCTAGTTTATGTTATATTAGTACAGATTACGTATTTGACGGTATGAGTAAATCACCTTACACCGAAACCGATTTACCAAATCCGCAAAATATTTATGGAATGTCTAAATATCTTGGTGAAAAAAATGTTCAAGCACTTTGCAGTAAATATTTTATTGTAAGGACTTCATGGCTATACGGATCAAATGGGAATAATTTTGTAAGAAAAATAATTGAAAAAGCGGAATCCTCTAATGAAATTGAAGTAGTAAATGATCAGTTTGGAAGTCCGACATACACTAGAGATTTAGCAATATTTTTACTTGAATTAATAAAAACAGGCAAATTCGGCATATATCATGCTACTAATTCTGGAAGTTGTTCATGGTTTGAATTTGCCAGTGAAATATTTAGAGAATTAAATCACCCAGTAGTGATTAAGGCTGTTAACTCTGATAGATACATTAGTCATGTATACAGACCTAAAAATTCAGTTTTAGATAATAGCGCTATAATAAAGAACGGATTTAATGTTCTACCAAGCTGGCGCGAGGCTTTAAAAGATTTCCTTACAATTTAA
- a CDS encoding glycosyltransferase domain-containing protein encodes MNNRKIVVYTAITNNYDSLKEPTFISPNVDYICFTDNKDLVSDIWEVRLIDNTLTLDHTRKARKYKILPHHFLKEYEYSIWIDGRYLIKGDLVELLNKHLTKSNLAVYNHPQRNCIYQEAKAVVAFRKEEYAIAKKQCNFYRQKGYPKRNGLIASPIILRKHNDQGVRKLMEDWWEQILLFSKRDQLSFNYCAWKNNFNFEIINEGTYYDNNYLDIFKHLK; translated from the coding sequence ATGAATAATCGTAAAATTGTAGTTTATACGGCAATTACAAATAATTATGATTCATTAAAAGAACCTACTTTTATTTCCCCAAATGTTGATTACATTTGCTTTACGGATAATAAGGATTTGGTGTCAGATATATGGGAGGTTCGTTTAATCGATAACACATTAACCTTAGATCATACAAGGAAAGCAAGAAAATACAAAATACTACCTCATCATTTTTTAAAGGAATATGAATATAGCATATGGATAGATGGCAGATATTTAATTAAAGGGGATTTGGTGGAATTATTAAATAAGCATCTTACTAAATCAAACCTTGCTGTGTATAATCACCCTCAAAGGAATTGTATTTATCAGGAAGCAAAGGCAGTTGTTGCTTTTAGAAAAGAAGAATATGCAATTGCGAAAAAACAATGTAACTTCTATAGACAAAAGGGTTACCCAAAACGAAATGGATTAATTGCAAGCCCAATAATTCTTCGAAAGCATAACGACCAAGGTGTTAGGAAACTAATGGAGGATTGGTGGGAACAGATACTATTATTTAGCAAGCGAGATCAGCTCAGTTTTAATTATTGTGCATGGAAAAACAATTTTAACTTTGAAATCATTAATGAAGGCACATATTACGATAACAATTATTTAGATATATTCAAACACTTGAAGTAA
- a CDS encoding class I SAM-dependent methyltransferase, giving the protein MNRYWKDIVEPLLDYCSVNSIVEIGVAGGLNTKNLINYCSQKGCNYIGIDPAPLIDISELQHQHSFMTFYKDISLNALSQIDEFDVILIDGDHNWYTVFNELKIIETKTLKKNQFPLIFLHDISWPYGRRDMYYNPELIPQEFRKPYAKLGIKEGKSKLIKSNNSRDVKNSHLNNALFEGGKQNGVMTAIEDFLKSTKMPVGFESTELFHGLGVLFPTNNEYKLQKVIKQKLRFAEKEYFKNKKR; this is encoded by the coding sequence ATGAATAGATATTGGAAAGATATAGTAGAACCCCTACTAGATTATTGCTCAGTAAATTCTATAGTAGAAATTGGAGTAGCAGGCGGTCTTAACACAAAGAATCTAATAAATTATTGTTCTCAAAAAGGATGCAATTATATAGGAATTGATCCCGCTCCTTTAATTGATATTTCTGAACTACAACATCAACATAGCTTTATGACTTTTTATAAAGATATAAGTTTGAATGCTTTATCACAAATTGATGAATTTGATGTGATTTTAATTGATGGTGACCATAACTGGTACACTGTTTTTAATGAACTAAAAATAATTGAAACTAAGACTTTGAAAAAAAATCAATTTCCATTAATTTTCTTACATGATATCTCATGGCCGTACGGAAGAAGAGATATGTATTATAATCCAGAATTAATTCCCCAGGAATTTAGAAAGCCATACGCAAAGCTTGGTATTAAAGAAGGAAAAAGTAAGTTAATAAAGAGTAACAATTCCAGGGATGTAAAAAATTCACATTTAAATAACGCTTTATTTGAAGGCGGTAAACAGAATGGTGTTATGACCGCAATTGAGGATTTTCTTAAAAGTACAAAGATGCCTGTTGGGTTTGAGTCAACAGAACTATTTCATGGTCTTGGAGTCCTTTTTCCTACTAACAACGAATACAAACTTCAGAAGGTTATAAAACAAAAACTTAGATTTGCAGAGAAAGAATATTTCAAAAACAAAAAAAGGTGA
- a CDS encoding GT-D fold domain-containing glycosyltransferase, whose amino-acid sequence MDKFSLNSKFLTNKDVLNEIKTALNIGKPLSLVRIGDGENIVLAQDDVLPMKKVLSLTWSKRANKGKKGLNLPNLKLKNELIQSIREASIVGILPNNDRRIKASPRLKRKLTDKIFKFHNIEPKTICDACINRDFAKDKMFWKLIRGKRILLIYRNPVELKNILTEKPYSQRIEVCTSFRDYSQIEKTIHFAISNKDKFDIALICCGVNAVILAQRIAQATDKVCIDFGKGSNKVLMK is encoded by the coding sequence ATGGATAAATTTTCTTTAAACTCGAAGTTCTTAACTAATAAAGATGTGCTAAACGAAATAAAAACTGCTCTAAATATAGGTAAGCCTTTATCATTGGTAAGAATTGGAGATGGTGAAAATATAGTATTAGCTCAAGACGATGTCTTACCTATGAAAAAAGTATTATCTCTCACATGGAGTAAGCGTGCAAACAAAGGTAAAAAAGGATTAAATCTACCAAATTTAAAACTAAAAAATGAACTAATACAATCTATTAGGGAAGCTTCTATTGTTGGGATATTACCTAATAATGATAGAAGAATAAAAGCTTCACCTCGACTGAAAAGAAAACTTACTGATAAAATATTTAAATTTCATAACATTGAGCCTAAAACTATTTGTGATGCATGTATAAACAGGGATTTTGCAAAGGATAAAATGTTTTGGAAGCTAATAAGAGGTAAGCGAATTTTACTGATTTACAGAAACCCAGTAGAGTTGAAGAATATTTTAACTGAAAAACCCTATAGTCAGAGAATAGAAGTCTGTACTTCATTTAGAGATTACAGTCAAATAGAAAAAACCATACACTTTGCCATTTCTAATAAAGATAAATTTGATATTGCGTTAATATGTTGTGGTGTAAATGCTGTTATTCTAGCCCAAAGGATTGCACAAGCAACTGATAAGGTATGTATTGATTTTGGAAAAGGATCAAACAAGGTATTAATGAAATAA
- a CDS encoding nucleotide sugar dehydrogenase yields MKFKNVDNTYESKSVAVIGLGYVGLPLSLLLIRKGFKVTGIENNPAKVNSLNEGYSHIADIDNRELIEAIQSGKLCVTTDYKKIKNVGVIIICVPTPITLEGKPDLTSLEQACLSISAHLQKGQLVVLESSTYPSTTNTVVLPLLEKEDFKAGKEFFLSYSPERIDPGNAVQLEVIPKIVSGVTSECKNRIANLYSTIFSKVITLSSTEAAEITKLLENSYRFINITFINQFAMLCDKLNISAKEVIDAASTKPFGFQPFYPGPGIGGHCIPVDPMYLSWLSKQKGFSFDLLQLTKEINDNISSYIINKIIDFTTQMENKEILIYGITYKKDVGDIRESVPLKIMESLNNLKFEVSYHDPYISSVTINNQTLHSIPITVENIKKASIVVILTDHSCIPLETIVNHANLIYDTRNVTNKFDFKENIYYFGGKNYG; encoded by the coding sequence ATGAAGTTTAAAAATGTTGATAACACTTACGAATCAAAAAGTGTAGCGGTTATTGGATTAGGCTATGTGGGTTTACCGTTGTCTCTTTTATTAATAAGAAAAGGTTTTAAAGTAACAGGCATTGAAAATAATCCTGCTAAGGTCAACAGTTTAAATGAAGGATACAGCCATATAGCGGATATTGATAACAGAGAATTAATAGAAGCAATACAATCAGGAAAACTATGTGTAACCACCGATTACAAGAAGATTAAGAATGTAGGGGTCATAATAATATGTGTTCCTACTCCCATTACATTAGAAGGGAAGCCAGATTTAACTTCCCTAGAGCAAGCCTGCCTCTCAATAAGTGCTCACTTACAAAAGGGACAGTTAGTTGTTTTGGAAAGCTCTACCTATCCAAGTACAACTAATACCGTTGTATTACCGTTGCTTGAAAAAGAAGATTTCAAAGCAGGAAAAGAGTTTTTTTTATCTTATTCTCCTGAAAGAATAGACCCTGGGAATGCAGTACAACTAGAAGTGATACCAAAAATAGTTAGCGGAGTTACTTCAGAATGTAAGAACAGAATTGCAAATTTATACAGCACCATTTTTTCAAAAGTTATTACTCTTAGCTCCACAGAAGCCGCTGAGATTACTAAGTTATTAGAAAACAGTTATCGTTTTATCAATATTACTTTTATCAACCAATTTGCGATGCTTTGCGACAAACTCAATATTAGTGCAAAAGAAGTAATAGACGCTGCTAGTACCAAACCATTTGGTTTTCAACCCTTTTACCCAGGTCCAGGCATAGGTGGCCATTGTATTCCAGTTGATCCCATGTACCTTAGTTGGTTATCTAAACAAAAAGGATTCTCTTTCGACTTATTGCAACTTACAAAAGAGATAAATGATAATATTTCATCTTACATTATTAATAAAATAATTGATTTCACCACACAAATGGAAAATAAAGAGATTCTTATCTATGGGATAACATATAAAAAGGACGTAGGTGATATAAGAGAATCAGTACCATTGAAAATTATGGAATCACTGAACAACTTGAAATTTGAAGTAAGTTACCACGACCCATATATAAGTAGCGTAACAATAAATAATCAGACATTACACAGTATTCCAATAACAGTAGAAAATATAAAGAAGGCATCAATAGTAGTTATATTAACAGACCACTCGTGTATCCCTCTTGAAACAATAGTTAATCATGCTAATTTAATTTATGACACACGAAATGTAACCAATAAATTTGATTTTAAAGAAAACATCTATTACTTTGGTGGTAAAAATTATGGATAA
- a CDS encoding DUF1360 domain-containing protein — MLESWFWFLMLGLASFRITRLIVFDKIAGFIRKPFLEEREEQNEHGEIEEYIVIKGKGLRRWMGELLSCYWCTGVWVTTGLFLLIMFYPMAGKPVLLIFAAAGVAGIIESVVEKLIG, encoded by the coding sequence TTGTTAGAGAGTTGGTTTTGGTTTTTAATGCTAGGCTTAGCAAGCTTCCGAATCACACGATTAATTGTGTTTGACAAAATAGCAGGGTTTATTCGTAAGCCTTTTCTAGAAGAACGGGAAGAACAAAATGAGCACGGCGAGATAGAAGAGTATATTGTCATAAAAGGGAAGGGCTTAAGACGCTGGATGGGAGAGCTTCTTAGCTGCTATTGGTGCACAGGTGTGTGGGTAACAACGGGATTGTTTTTATTGATTATGTTTTATCCTATGGCCGGTAAGCCGGTGTTACTAATTTTTGCAGCAGCAGGAGTAGCGGGAATAATAGAGAGTGTCGTGGAAAAACTGATAGGATAA
- a CDS encoding YhcN/YlaJ family sporulation lipoprotein has translation MSGILRMLCILLFFLSVIGCGNGEVKERMEDTLLRTSNAKEETSSKEKRAEEIAKDFKEVKGAVAFDTEDELVVAFHVTQYQKFFTEKIEKKVKKALEKEFPDENVVVSHDMKMRLEIERLRRDIEQKVVPKKELEKRIDKMKTLREEK, from the coding sequence ATGAGCGGAATTTTACGTATGCTTTGTATCTTACTATTTTTTTTAAGCGTAATAGGTTGTGGCAATGGAGAAGTGAAGGAGCGCATGGAGGATACACTTTTGCGCACATCGAATGCTAAAGAGGAAACGTCGAGTAAAGAGAAGCGAGCAGAGGAAATTGCAAAGGATTTTAAAGAAGTTAAAGGGGCAGTAGCTTTTGATACAGAAGATGAATTGGTTGTTGCCTTTCACGTAACACAATACCAAAAATTCTTTACAGAGAAGATTGAGAAGAAAGTAAAGAAAGCCTTAGAGAAGGAATTTCCTGATGAGAACGTTGTGGTGTCACATGACATGAAAATGCGTTTGGAGATAGAGCGACTTAGAAGAGATATTGAACAAAAGGTTGTTCCTAAAAAAGAATTAGAAAAAAGAATAGATAAAATGAAAACATTACGAGAAGAAAAGTAG
- the spoVAC gene encoding stage V sporulation protein AC encodes MVSGKDSKLSPEQKQYQQFEQKRELKRPVWKNCVVAFFVGGLFCIVGQAIQLFYIYFFNFTEVTAGNPTVATMIFIAMLLTGFGVYDRIAQFSGAGSAVPVTGFGNAVISACIEHKTEGYVLGVGSNMFKLAGSVILFGVFSAFVVALIKTTIISLGGI; translated from the coding sequence ATGGTGAGTGGAAAAGATTCTAAGCTGTCACCAGAGCAAAAGCAATATCAGCAATTTGAACAAAAGAGAGAGTTGAAAAGGCCAGTTTGGAAAAATTGCGTTGTAGCCTTTTTCGTGGGTGGCCTATTTTGCATCGTTGGACAGGCAATACAGCTGTTTTATATTTATTTTTTTAATTTTACGGAAGTGACAGCGGGAAATCCTACTGTAGCAACGATGATATTTATTGCCATGCTCTTAACAGGCTTTGGAGTATATGACCGGATTGCTCAATTTAGTGGAGCAGGAAGTGCTGTACCTGTAACTGGCTTTGGAAATGCGGTAATTTCAGCATGTATTGAACATAAAACAGAAGGATATGTGCTTGGAGTGGGATCCAATATGTTTAAACTAGCTGGATCGGTTATTCTTTTTGGCGTATTCTCCGCCTTTGTCGTTGCACTAATTAAAACCACCATCATTTCCTTAGGAGGGATTTAA